The Brassica rapa cultivar Chiifu-401-42 chromosome A10, CAAS_Brap_v3.01, whole genome shotgun sequence genome segment TGTTTAAGAcacaacaagaaacaaaaaacaaaaaacaggaAACATaaccaaaacaacaaaaactaGAAATATGAAACGAGAATGCAAAGACACAACAATAACAACTTTATTCCAAGacacattaattttattatacgaCGGCTAGCTGCTTCATTAGGCATCGTCCGCACCACCAGACTTGCTGCTCTCTCCTTCACAGGTCTTCTTCATCTCATCCTCCTTATCAGATGGATCCTTGATCCACTTATCCATCAAATAGACACTTCCCCCCTGTATCAAAGGGAATGGTGCCTTTGGGATCTCACCCACAAGAGTTTGGAACTTCTTACTTGCATATGACTTTAACTTCTCAGTCTCGGTTTGAGAAAGGTCATCAAGCATTCTACCATTTTGGATCTGGAGCATGAGATGATCCATCTCCAACTCCTCGACAGCCAACTTCAGTTTTGGTGTTCCCATGGCTGTCGTCGCTTTtagttttatcttttatttgttttgtgatGTTGAAATATAGTCATGCActtgtaatcttatatatacagaTAGTTGAGAGGAAGAGTCAAGAACACAAAATGGACAACGTTAGGAATGTATTCAATTACCATTAATTTTCAACATATTTCATATAGTAGTATGGTAAAAAATATTTGACTGTAATATTTTGGTAATTGTTCAATTACcattaattttgaatatatctcaAATTAGTAGTCTAGGAATAAAAAGGTTGACTAGACTATATATTTTGCTGTGgtagtatattaaatatatttgttgttCTAATTATTAAGTCTAATGGTTATTTATTATCGTAATTTAGAATAGGTTTACTATTTTCATAACACCCACGTTTAGTCAGAGACAAGAAAATCCGTAGCAAGCTAAGAAAGATCCAGCGTTCGAGGGAAATCAAGAATGAGAATAAATAAATGTACGTGTGAATTTAAAGTTTAAGCATCATAAAATAAACGATgaagaaaactttttttttttaacgatgAAGAAAACTTCTCCATATCAACTTTAGGAAAATTAATGTACCTATAGTTTGACGTGCATGCCAATGATAATCCagttaaat includes the following:
- the LOC103847565 gene encoding uncharacterized protein LOC103847565 translates to MGTPKLKLAVEELEMDHLMLQIQNGRMLDDLSQTETEKLKSYASKKFQTLVGEIPKAPFPLIQGGSVYLMDKWIKDPSDKEDEMKKTCEGESSKSGGADDA